Genomic DNA from Setaria italica strain Yugu1 chromosome V, Setaria_italica_v2.0, whole genome shotgun sequence:
AACACCCGTACGCATGTGAAATTGGTAGGCCAGCGAGAATCTACCCTCGAAGCACACGGATTACATGACGCCCCTACTCTACCAAGCGAgaatctctccctccctccttgtTCCAACTTTTACATCaactttctttcaaaaaaaagggaACTTTTACAGCACCAGCTGAAGCACTAGTAAAAAATATGTCGAGCCAGTTTCTGCAGCACTGAGAAACGATGGATCAATTGTAAATAGCACGTGCACAGTACGGCAAGTGCTGTCCCTCCTGCGTTTCTTCTGTTTAATTTACCGctgctactttttttttccttttaccccTAACCCATTTTTACTTTTTTAGATGAGGTGACTACTGACTACTGGTATACTGGCCGAGCTATTTAATAAGGTCGCAGTGGCGCTGCTCGGCCAATAACGCTCGTGACCACCTCTGCTTTACGCGGCCTTTGTCCTTTGCGCCACCTTCCCCATCCAGCCATCCTTATAGCGCTCGATGCCCTCGCGCTCTCGCCTCTGCACTGCACGTAGCCGTATCACACCGCACACAGTACACTcactcatcctcctcctcgcacCAACACGCCACCTTCGGCTTGCTTTGCGTGTGCAGCTGCGAGTGCATCGCATTGCGCAGCTACccagtagctagctagctagctaggggtTAGCAGATGGCGAGCAGCGCGGGGGATCGCTTCCTGAGGCAGCTGAGCGcgagcaacggcggcggcggctacgacGGGGGATGCGGGCTGCAGGACCAGCaggagtgcggcggcggcgggaggaggggcTCCCGGCGGTGGTCCAAGAAgcgggccgccgcggcgagggaCTATGGCGCCGGCGCCAATGGCTACGGCGGCATGAAACAGGGGGACGCTGCCTCCGCGGCGAGGAAGcgggtgatggtggtggtggacgagAGCTCCGGCGCCAAGCACGCCATGATGTGGGCGCTCACCCACGTCGCCAACAAGGGGGACTTCCTCACGCTGCTCCACGTCCTGCCGCactccggcagcggcaggggcGAGGAGGCATCGTCCCTCGCCAACTCGCTCGGCACGCTCTGCAAGGCCAGTAGGCCCGAGGTACACACACACATCAACATTTGCATTTGGTGATTAGTGAAGCTTAATCACTGATTGGTTAGCTAGTAAGCAGTGCATATTTGAACTAAGTTTGGTAATGGTACCGACTTATTTTGGGAGCATATGGTTGGAGCCATGCACAAGAAAATTACTAGGAgctaataaaaaataatgagaCCATAAGTATCACCACCAGTGTACTTTATAATTCATGATTCAAAGATTCTGGTTGTTAGGTGATCTGGTGCAGTCACCTCACCTGAGGCCTTGAGAGTGCTTTTAGGCTTGCAACCAGTTGTGTAGTAGATCACAGATGAGATCAGGACCTCATGAAAAGGATCTCATACCCCACTTTTGTGCCTGCATCTGCATGGATCAGGGTCTAGATCCTAGACAGGCCAAAAGGGCATCATGCCAATCAACCTTGGTAAAGAAATCAGTTACCAGTTTACTACAAATGAAGCAAGGAGCAGGCTGTGGGGCTCCTCCCTCCCTGGTCCCCTAAAATCTTACAAGCCATAAACCATGGCATTATGAAATGCAATCTCATTGCTTGGCTTTGTTTCGCTTCAATCAAAAGCCATAGTTATTTCAGTGTCTCTGCACCTGCCTGCCTGCTTAAGTGTGACAGTAGTGCATCAACACTATTCCTTTGTCCTTTAGCCTGTGGTGTATGAAGGATATGGCTCATGGGAAATGGGTGTGAATGTTGGTAGGTGGAGGTTGAAGCGCTTGTGATCCAAGGGCCCAAGCTGGCCACGGTCCTCAGCCAGGTGAAGAAGCTGGAGGCCTCCGTGCTGGTGCTCAGCCAGTGCAGGCCATCTCCCTACTGCTGGTTAAGCTGGTAAGTGACTCAGCACCGTGGCCCTTGCTATCTTATCCCGCCCATTGCGTATGTGTGTTGGAAATGGGAACCTCTCAGAGGTCAACTATGGGCAGTAACAGGGTGGGAGAATATGTTATGGTGTCAGTCCATAGTGCTCTGTTTAAAAATGAAGCTCAGACTTTCAGAATCATTTTTATATCTAGATCTCAGCAGAATATTCAACTATTATCAGATTTAGCTTATCCTGTCAGGCAAAGAATAGTAAAGCATACCAGGTCAAGGTTCTGGAGTGAGCGGATTGGCAATAGATTCACATCTCGACGCATACTTTTGTAAGAGATTCATgggcctcttttctttttggaaaaaaaaagttagtagTGATGAGCAGCCCTACTGATACAAGTGGTGGCCAAACTATTTGGGAGGAATCCCTGTAGAGTGTTCACCGCCGCTCAATAGGCAGGGTCCATGCCTTTGGGTAAAATCAACGCTTTAGGATGCAGCGCCATGTGCAATCCATAAATCGCAGATGCTTTAATTGTCCTTCTAGATACACCTCCCCTTAATAAAGCAAGAGCCATAAACACAGCTATCACTCTACCAGCTAGATACTTTTGTTTCCAATTGCCATGTCACATGTGTAGGAAACATCTGAACTTCTGAATATTGGATTACGGGGAATTTACTTTTCACCTTAGTAATAACCATTCCTTGTTACCGGAAAAAAAACCATACCTTGTTTGAGCAAATTCAAATGTCTATGCTGCAATTCAATATTTCTTGCAGCCTCCTGCGGAGCAGCAGCGAGGAGTTTGTGGAGCAGTGCATCAACCAGGCGGAGTGCCTGACGCTGGCGGTGAGGAAGCAGAGCAAGGGCGTCGGTGGGTACCTCATCAGCACCCGGTGGCAGAAGAACTTCTGGCTCCTGGCCTGAAAACCATGTTATTATAGCCTTAGTCACTACTATATGATCACATTTTACTCCCCATATATCTGCTGTCATTTCGTTTGTCCCTGCCTTGTCGGTGTATGTGTGAGTGGATTGTTCCGCTTCCTCCTGTTGTAAAGCGAAAAGAGCCTTAGATCTGACCCTTCCCCCAACAAAACTATGTACGTCTCCTCTCTGGTTTGTAATCTGTAATGTACTCTCCTGTAATGCTGCATAAATGACCAGTCCTGTTGTAATACTCCTATGTTAGATGTCTACAGTACCTGATCCTGCTGCCCAGTAGCTTGATTACTTAAAAACAGTCAGGTTAAAAACATTTGCAAGACCAAGGTGACGTTTCCAATGCAGGAGTAGCTCGAAATAGGAGAGGAGACAGAACCCATTTCAAGCTCGGGTGTTTGTTTTTTGACACGTTCAAGCTTGGGTGTAGGGAAACTTGGGACTAGGGAGAAGGAACTATTCTGGAGTGGCATTGGCTCCGCCTGACACTATCCTCTGAAGCACCCCAGCAGAACCAGTGGGGCGCCGCTTGATGGTCGTGGGGTTGGGGAGCAACCAGGCAAAAAAActaaaaggatcattattaccaATGCCAGGTGACGACGCGGATGTCAGTGCGACCTCATCCTCCAGACCCCGGCTCCGCTAAATTTGCACAAGAAAGCCAGTGTCTGCAGTTTCTCAGCCAACAATCCAGGAAGTCCTAACACTGACACTGATAATGCTACTGAAGCTAATTAAGACGAGGCATTCCCAGATATAGGTTACCTTTGGGCTTCTAACAGATCATGCTTCGCATTTGTATGTTTGATATGGCCATGGAGGTTCAGCACCAAACGATCTAACTGGGCACAGGTTTATACGAGTGTTGAACTCTAACAACCACCAAGATAACACAAGCCTGTCTCTGCCCAGTAAATATTGACTCCAGTACAGCTGCCCCCTTTCAGCATAGCAGCAGTATTTATCAAGGCCGTCCTCGCGGTGATGGCCACTCTGAATTCTGCGCTGCACGGCATGCACTGGACGGGGACCATAACGTTCACTGGTTACTACACACAGATGACAGGTGCCATATAGCCTGAAGCATCATCACCATGCTAGTCCAATCACCACCATACGGCAGATCAGATGAACCCTACTAGTAAGTACACCCAAACTCAACCCAGTCAAGCCCCCATCATAGTCCAACTTCCAAGGGTCATGCTTACGAATGACTCAACATCCTAATAACTGCGGCAAAACACTGCCCAAGAGTGAGCATGGGGCAAAAATTGAGGGCTAACATCACATAAAAGATTCAACTTTCACCGAGCAAGTTCAGAAACTACTGTGAGTCTGCGAATACGAAGTAAACTCAAGCGTGGCATTTTGCAAAATGGTTAAGCAAATCCTGGGGCTGTCGTGGTCATTCTGTAACGCTAGTCTGTGTTCAGTTCATAGCACTGAACAGAAAACAAAAGGAGTGTTCTGATTTTCTTTCTGCCAATCACTATATCGAAGGAAACTACGAGCGCTTGCGTCTCTTTGCGCTATCATCTATGAAGGACTCCCATTTACCATGGTCCAGCTTGCTGAGATCTTCTAGGTCTCCGATGGAAA
This window encodes:
- the LOC101775714 gene encoding uncharacterized protein LOC101775714, yielding MASSAGDRFLRQLSASNGGGGYDGGCGLQDQQECGGGGRRGSRRWSKKRAAAARDYGAGANGYGGMKQGDAASAARKRVMVVVDESSGAKHAMMWALTHVANKGDFLTLLHVLPHSGSGRGEEASSLANSLGTLCKASRPEVEVEALVIQGPKLATVLSQVKKLEASVLVLSQCRPSPYCWLSCLLRSSSEEFVEQCINQAECLTLAVRKQSKGVGGYLISTRWQKNFWLLA